CCTGACCCAGCACCCGGACGCTCAGATCGACTTCCGGGACCGCGACGCCGTGCCGCGGCCGGAAGGTGACCTCCTCGAAGGCCCGGCGGTTTTCGCGGAGCGTCACCTCGTCTTCTGCCCCGCCGTCGACGTAGTCGAAGATCGGCTTCGGCATCCGCCGCTGCGCCATGAGCCGCAGGTCGGCGATGTTGACGGCGCTAGACACTTTCGCCATCGTGTCGATCCCCCCGGATCGTCGGGCCGGCCCCTCAGCGGCCCGCCGTGATTTCAGCCTGAATGACGCGCCACGCCTCCCGAGCTTCGCCGACGGAGCGCTCATCCTCGATCGTGGACACGTCGCCGGGATCCCGGCCCAGGTTCACGGCCTTTTTGCGGCGAGGTTCGTCTGGGCGCCGATAAACCAGCGGAAGTCGGGATACTGCCACTTGAAAACGCGATCCCAGGTCCGGATCCACAGCAGCGCGCGGGCGGCCCGGTCCCAGAACCGCTCGGGGTCCTCGAGCGCCTCGCGCTGCCACCGTCTGACGATCGGGTGGACCACTTCCACACGACCAACCTACCACGCTAGCGCGCCCCGCCCCTCCCCTCACGAGAGCGCTCGGCGCTCTTCGCTCCTAAGCGGGTCAGCATCGCCTCGCGGGCCTTGGCCTCAAACATATCGGGCAGCGGCGCAAGTACGGTCCCCGGAAAGCGGCGGCTCAGCGCTTCTCGGATGAGCCGGTCCGCGAATGCCGGGTTCTTCGGCAGCAGCGGACCGTGCAAATACGTCCCGTAGACGCGGCCGGAGACGGCCCCTTCGGTCTTGTCCGTTCCGTTGTTGCCGAAGCCGACCACGACGCGGCCGAGCGGCCGCGCGCCCGGGCCGAGGAACGTGCGGCCGCCGTGGTTTTCGAACCCCACGAGCGGCGGCTCGCCCCCGTCCGGCCGGATCACGAGGTTGCCGATGAGACGCGGCGACGCCGGCCCCGCGTGCTCGGTCCACAGGTCCAGCAGCCCGAGGCCCGGGAGGTCGTCACCTTCGGCCGGCCGGTAGTAGCGCCC
The sequence above is drawn from the bacterium genome and encodes:
- a CDS encoding glutamine amidotransferase, giving the protein MTPVLRICHLYPDLLNLYGDRGNIMVLVTRARRRGIEVTVRDAGLNDDIGPDDADLFFVGGGEDRQQRIAVGDLVGPKRASLEAAVADGAVVLAVCGGYQLIGRYYRPAEGDDLPGLGLLDLWTEHAGPASPRLIGNLVIRPDGGEPPLVGFENHGGRTFLGPGARPLGRVVVGFGNNGTDKTEGAVSGRVYGTYLHGPLLPKNPAFADRLIREALSRRFPGTVLAPLPDMFEAKAREAMLTRLGAKSAERSREGRGGAR
- a CDS encoding acetyl-coenzyme A synthetase N-terminal domain-containing protein; its protein translation is MEVVHPIVRRWQREALEDPERFWDRAARALLWIRTWDRVFKWQYPDFRWFIGAQTNLAAKRP